The Kineothrix sp. IPX-CK genomic interval CCGTCATAAAAATTTCAAAATCATAAAAAACATACATCCCAAACAAGATTCCAAAGGATATCGTTCCGTAAATTGCAGACTTCAGCACTTGAAACCAAACATAGTCCCCACGAAAATAATTCATGACGGAAGTATTCTTCTTCCCCTCATGTTCTTCGTAGGACGCCATCTTCGTCATCAGGATGACCCTTTCTTTATTCAACATAATTTTCTCCTAGCGATCCAAATATCTCATTCCGGCCTTTTCATCCTTTTCCTTCTTCTCGGGCTTCGGTTCAGGCTCCTTCTTATATGCGGTCTGCAAATGATTTACCATTCCGGCCTTGCATTTCTCACAAAAACGCCCGCTGCGGATTATTGCTCCACAGTTCTCACATTCCAGACCTGTCGGAGAATCCGCCGAGAATTCCAGCCTCTCTTCTCTCAGCCATTGTCTGATCTGTTGCGGAGTTACGTCGCATTCTTCCGAAACCTCCGCAATTCCGCACCCCTTATGCTCGGATATATATTTCTTCACTTCCTGAAACTTTACTTCCAGTGCTTCTCTGCACTGCGGACAGATAATCGGCCCCATGGCATAGTTAAAAAGCCGCCCGCATCTTCTGCAATTGCGTACATCCATTTATTCTTCCTCCCAATCATAACCCCTTACCGATGGACAACGACGCATAGTAAATATTGACAACCCCTTTTTTAAGCAATTCATATGCGACTGCATCGATTGTACTTCCGGTTGTATAAATATCATCAATAATTACAATCGTATCTAATTTTACATCATTTCTACAGATTTTAAAAGCCTTTTTCAAATTATTTTGCCTTTCACCATCGCTCAGATTCTTCTGGGGCACCGTTTTTTTGCACCTCTTTATCAAATCAGCTCTGGTAGGAATACCGGTTTCCCTGCTAAGCTTCTTTGCCAGCACTTCCGCCTGATTATAGCCCCGCACTCGCATTCTTGAAGAATGGATTGGTACCGGGACAAAGGCTTCCGGCTTCCATATCCGAAGGTAGTCCTCCAAATGCTCTGCCAGTTTCTTCCCGAAAAAGTCCGCATATTCCTGCCGCCCTTTGTATTTGAAGCGGTAAATGGAGGCTGCCATACTCTTGTATTCGAACAGCGCCGTACCGCTCTTATAATAATGCCTCTTTCGCGCACAGTCGTAGCAGTACTCCGCTTCTTCCTCCTGCAAGGGTTTGCCGCATTTGGCGCAGACGGCTCCCTCGATATACCTGATCCTTCCACGGCAGCTTTCACAAATAAACGCATCGGAATATCCGATTAAGCCGTCGCAGACCGGACAATGCCTCGGATAGATAAGATCTGTCAATCTGCCCGTAAAATAATTCATCCGGACAAAATCGCTCTTGCGAGCAAAGTTACTTTTGCGGGCAAAATTATTTTCGTTTCCACTCATACATGCTCCCTTCGCTTTCTCCGGGCAAGGGATCATTTCTGTATTACAGTGAGGATAATTCTTCAATTCTCTCGCACAGGCTCGTATACCTTTTGTTCTGATTCTCATTCGCGATCATTTCGTTTACCGTCTGTCTGCTCCCCAAAATCGTCACACAGTTCTTGGCACGGGTAACCCCAGTGTACAGCAGATTTCGATTAAAGAGCATCTTAGGGCCTGTAAGTAAGGGCATAATTACGGCTGGATATTCGCTTCCCTGCGACTTATGTATCGTTACCGCATAGGCCAGCTCGATTTCATCCAACTGATGAAAGGGGTATGTCACTCTTTTATGCTCGTCGTATTCCACTATTATCTCCTGTGCATAATCGTTGATTTCCTTTATAATGCCTATATCCCCGTTAAAAACACCCATACCTCTATCTATGGGAATATTGTATTTGCTTACAACCTCCCATTCCAGCTGGTAATTGTTTTTAATCTGCATCACCTTGTCTCCCACCCGGTATACCCCTTCTCCGGCTTCATATTCTTCCTTTGATTTATCCGGAGGATTTAAATACTCCTGAAGGATGCCGTTCAGAATCTCTACGCCGAGACTGCCCTTTCTCATGGGCGTTAACACTTGTATATCGTAGGCGCTGGCTCCTACATAGGGCGGCAGCTTTTCGCATATGAGCTGAATCATATGTTTGTAAATTACTCCTACATCGTTTCTTTCCAGAAAGAAAAAATCTTTGCTCTTATTGTTTAGTTCTATCTGCTTCCCCCTGTTGATAGCATGGGCATTGACAACGATATCGCTTTCCTCCGCCTGTCTGAATATCTTCTGCAGCATGACTACCGGTATACATCGGCTGTCGATCAGATCCTTCAATATCTGTCCAGGTCCCACCGAAGGAAGCTGATTGATATCGCCTGCCATAATCAGCCGGGTGCCCGGCATAATTGCCTTGAGCAGCGACTGGAACAAATGAATATCCACCATCGACATCTCATCTACAATAATAACATCCGCCTCCAAAGGATTTTCTTCATTTTTTTCAAATTTTGCTCTTTTGTTTTCTTCTAAAACCGCTCCGCTAAGCTCCAGAAGCCGATGTATGGTCCTCGCCTCATATCCTGTGGTTTCTGTCATACGCTTCGCCGCCCTTCCCGTAGGCGCCGCAAGAAAAATATCCAGGTTCTCCCCTGCGTAATATCTTATAATCGTATTGATCGTTGTAGTTTTTCCTGTTCCGGGACCTCCTGTCAGAATGAGCAAGCCGTTTTTCACACTTTCCAGCACTGCCTTTCTTTGCAGCTCATCCAGTTCGATTCCCTGTTCTTTCTCTATTGCCCTGATGCGGTCGTTGATATTATTCTCCTCCGATGGAAGAAGCCCGTCCTCTGGCGAAATGGATACATTCAGATCATGAATCATCTTAGCGCAATTCAATTCTTCATAATAGTAGGAAGCAGCATATATTTTCCTGCCTTTATCCTCCTCTGGCCGCGGCATTTTTATCACGACCTTTTTGTCCATCGCCAAATTGGCTATCTGGGGCTCAATGGCCGGCTCCTCCACCTCCAACAGCTCGCTGGCCCGTCTTAGCAGTATATCTT includes:
- a CDS encoding ComF family protein, encoding MRIRTKGIRACARELKNYPHCNTEMIPCPEKAKGACMSGNENNFARKSNFARKSDFVRMNYFTGRLTDLIYPRHCPVCDGLIGYSDAFICESCRGRIRYIEGAVCAKCGKPLQEEEAEYCYDCARKRHYYKSGTALFEYKSMAASIYRFKYKGRQEYADFFGKKLAEHLEDYLRIWKPEAFVPVPIHSSRMRVRGYNQAEVLAKKLSRETGIPTRADLIKRCKKTVPQKNLSDGERQNNLKKAFKICRNDVKLDTIVIIDDIYTTGSTIDAVAYELLKKGVVNIYYASLSIGKGL
- a CDS encoding flagellar protein — its product is MDVRNCRRCGRLFNYAMGPIICPQCREALEVKFQEVKKYISEHKGCGIAEVSEECDVTPQQIRQWLREERLEFSADSPTGLECENCGAIIRSGRFCEKCKAGMVNHLQTAYKKEPEPKPEKKEKDEKAGMRYLDR
- the recD2 gene encoding SF1B family DNA helicase RecD2 yields the protein MENVKGYVEHIIYRNNENGYTVMNMVSGQEEIICVGMFRTIDQGETLQIDGNYVEHPVYGRQLKVESYQIAAPDDVISMERYLGSGAIKGIGEALAARIVKMFGEDTFRIIEEEPELLAEIKGISERKAREIAVQMEEKKDMREAMVFLQKYGISGALAMKIYNTYGMSVYGVLRENPYKLAEDISGVGFKIADEIANKIGIHTDSDYRIRSAVLYVLLQSSAEGHVYLPEDILLRRASELLEVEEPAIEPQIANLAMDKKVVIKMPRPEEDKGRKIYAASYYYEELNCAKMIHDLNVSISPEDGLLPSEENNINDRIRAIEKEQGIELDELQRKAVLESVKNGLLILTGGPGTGKTTTINTIIRYYAGENLDIFLAAPTGRAAKRMTETTGYEARTIHRLLELSGAVLEENKRAKFEKNEENPLEADVIIVDEMSMVDIHLFQSLLKAIMPGTRLIMAGDINQLPSVGPGQILKDLIDSRCIPVVMLQKIFRQAEESDIVVNAHAINRGKQIELNNKSKDFFFLERNDVGVIYKHMIQLICEKLPPYVGASAYDIQVLTPMRKGSLGVEILNGILQEYLNPPDKSKEEYEAGEGVYRVGDKVMQIKNNYQLEWEVVSKYNIPIDRGMGVFNGDIGIIKEINDYAQEIIVEYDEHKRVTYPFHQLDEIELAYAVTIHKSQGSEYPAVIMPLLTGPKMLFNRNLLYTGVTRAKNCVTILGSRQTVNEMIANENQNKRYTSLCERIEELSSL